One Setaria italica strain Yugu1 chromosome II, Setaria_italica_v2.0, whole genome shotgun sequence DNA segment encodes these proteins:
- the LOC101762923 gene encoding uncharacterized protein LOC101762923 isoform X2 has translation MLSVRRRQEDAAGRGGVAQLRGGMDDDAELEEGEACGDDTAFVDPDVALSYIDEKLQDVLGHFQKDFEGGVSAENLGSKFGGYGSFLPTYQRSPLPQTRSPPKAAANVTSKSPFHQSFEGMSQNPSAVSVPSVPQNNGSVVPFPGDSSKKETRPITKSERGSGPSGSHDSYGPSKSSDQNRFKVRIKVGSDNVLARNNAAIYSGLGLDISSPSSIEDSPDGCGSLSPEVNNVSHESPRTILQIMTCFSVPGGFLLSPLPANILQLTKKVVASSKKWESNVDIENVQEAYEGHVAKKVKSDGRKKKQVDAKNSKSRNDVSAVMRKEIDIETVAGQKIVSEALNIALLSDSRAMEAKGENRLEEEPTENNLGGNKDARLKERAIKSDSLTIKVEPPKAEVTECLENSSFGSSEMEFSASKGEPKPKTEKGETILEERNTTNDKNLILDRKQEKKIKPESKSNASNFEGNNVINERAPVVSRSMGKVPCKETLPYDTNGENNSKSEAKKMQREQKTNASTPSDFLEDEKHIHSSAAVKERKNEMQSKSSHTGKKPKAKSHRDVRDNVLEGSYAGKEHDVLENESGFGDPRPKEKPWKNDSERDSDVPGASRRETSSSVKHDRHAASEEQKMNIPPPATVSTTNAAPLPAPVVIEEHWVCCDICQKWRLLPYEMNPSSLPKKWKCSMLQWLPGMNRCEISEEETTNALNALYVIPAPANGIPSVGHPHVASAGLVTSSTSHLNGPVEQSRKRKNTLNDGNFVTEGSHQAQASGHLMSNQHAPSKSKSYADGSQYSIERDSVSKLVDPTIEKKKSKSKHRSSYSDGGDLIERSKKHSKVKSKRDMDHDEYKASKKIRKEERHRFDRDRNPDLASGDIPDEAKALPTKTATSKGSGERSDVSSSKQKNVSRHNRLENSKKARQEDVVVPEDENKEYFHQSDVQRSDLSSKKRIVKEWEESQYNSVAHVSKGATVNHNSVTKETYKDQNLKEAKLKSLKSEELFYADSKPGKIQHADQILSYDGSHMNSELVEDNTLFSGKRGPPELENNLCDQALDLDEPASDVAYIQTAAVTSSSSKASVSQKKKHNTQATRTSPIESLSSSPQRNSNIDKVSHSRISGNDQRSSEPVLVGSSRRKSDKDNGQVQLTQGHASDGIHFEKGSNDDLQHESGRKDSNLKGSHIPRGSNHLHSVEKNNHHADGSPMQPGKHTVDPKTSVLDAKGDSSMHENKKSANSLQDRNGSTHGPPDGNPLPGLPSGKEKSYLKSNKQDSQKPKPQMVCSPPKESKLDSHSTPSKPNGSKLTPQIRQYNSENGGRHGTAKQVIPSPAHAASPARKDNTSTAYALKEARDLKHKANRLKEEGKELESTRLYFEAALKFLHVASLLEPPSCDGSKQGDAAQSMYSDTAKLCNFVGHAYEKCKKMAAAALAYKCVEVAYLKAAYYKYPTASKDRQVLQAVVQTAPGESPSSSASDIDNLNNNALSKGSSSKDANSPQVAGNHLLLAARNQPHLMRLLAYTNDVNGAFEATRKSQLAISSAAGNHENGADGLSSVRTVLDFNFRSVNDLLRLVRISMESISC, from the exons ATGCTGTCCGtgaggcggcggcaggaggatgcggccggccgcggcggcgtagCGCAGCTCCGCGGCGGCATGGACGACGACGCCGAGCTCGAAGAGGGGGAGGCCTGCGGCGACGACACCGCCTTCGTCGACCCCGACGTCGCGCTCTCTTACATT GACGAAAAACTTCAAGATGTACTTGGCCATTTCCAGAAGGACTTTGAAGGAGGCGTGTCTGCAGAGAATCTAG GGTCCAAATTTGGTGGATATGGTTCATTTTTACCTACTTACCAGCGCTCTCCTCTTCCTCAAACTAGAAGTCCACCCAAGGCAGCAGCAAATGTTACCTCAAAATCTCCCTTTCACCAGTCTTTTGAG GGCATGTCTCAAAACCCTTCGGCTGTGTCAGTTCCATCTGTCCCCCAAAATAATGGTTCTGTGGTGCCCTTTCCTGGTGATTCAAGTAAAAAGGAAACACGTCCAATCACAAAGTCTGAAAGGGGTTCTGGGCCTTCTGGCTCTCATGATTCGTATGGGCCATCTAAATCTAGTGACCAAAATAGATTTAAAGTCCGGATAAAGGTTGGTTCTGATAATGTGTTGGCGAGAAATAATGCGGCTATTTACAGTGGTCTGGGCCTTGATATTTCTTCACCTTCATCCATTGAGGATAGCCCCGATGGCTGTGGGAGCCTCTCCCCTGAAGTTAACAATGTGTCACATGAATCTCCACGAACTATTCTTCAG ATCATGACATGCTTTTCAGTTCCCGGAGGCTTCCTGTTATCCCCTCTGCCAGCCAATATCTTGCAATTGACAAAAAAGGTCGTGGCTTCGTCAAAAAAGTGGGAATCAAATGTGGACATAGAAAATGTACAAGAAGCATATGAAGGCCATGTGGCTAAAAAGGTGAAATCTGATGGTAGGAAAAAGAAACAGGTAGATGCAAAGAATTCAAAGAGCAGAAATGATGTTAGTGCAGTTATGAGAAAGGAGATTGACATAGAAACAGTTGCTGGTCAAAAGATCGTATCTGAAGCTCTCAACATAGCATTGCTGTCTGATTCCAGAGCTATGGAGGCAAAAGGTGAGAATCGACTTGAAGAGGAGCCAACAGAAAACAACTTGGGCGGAAATAAAGATGCTCGATTGAAAGAACGGGCCATCAAGAGTGACTCCTTGACAATCAAAGTGGAACCTCCCAAAGCGGAGGTGACAGAATGCTTAGAGAACAGTAGTTTTGGCAGTTCAGAAATGGAATTTTCAGCATCGAAGGGGGAACCAAAACCCAAGACAGAAAAGGGAGAGACAATTTTAGAAGAGAGGAATACAACAAATGACAAAAACCTAATATTGGATAGGaagcaagaaaagaaaataaaacctGAGAGTAAATCTAATGCCTCTAACTTTGAAGGCAACAACGTTATAAATGAAAGAGCTCCAGTTGTTTCGCGGAGCATGGGGAAAGTTCCTTGTAAAGAAACTTTACCTTATGACACAAATGGGGAAAATAACTCCAAGAGTGAGGCCAAAAAAATGCAGAGAGAACAAAAGACCAACGCTTCAACACCTTCTGATTTCCTGGAGGATGAGAAGCACATTCATTCTTCTGCTGCAGTTAAGGAGAGGAAAAATGAAATGCAATCCAAATCTAGCCATACTGGAAAGAAACCCAAGGCAAAATCACATAGAGATGTTAGGGACAATGTGCTTGAAGGATCTTATGCAGGCAAGGAACATGATGTACTGGAGAATGAAAGTGGCTTTGGAGATCCCCGACCGAAGGAAAAGCCTTGGAAAAATGATAGCGAGAGGGATTCTGATGTGCCTGGGGCCTCAAGGAGGGAGACTTCTTCTAGCGTAAAGCATGACAGACATGCAGCTTCTGAGGAGCAGAAGATGAATATACCTCCACCTGCCACTGTATCAACTACCAATGCAGCTCCTCTTCCAGCCCCAGTTGTAATAGAGGAACATTGGGTGTGCTGTGACATTTGCCAGAAATGGCGTCTCCTGCCATACGAGATGAATCCTTCAAGTCTTCCTAAGAAGTGGAAATGTAGCATGCTACAGTGGCT GCCTGGGATGAATAGGTGTGAGATCAGTGAAGAAGAGACTACGAATGCTCTAAATGCATTATATGTCATTCCAGCCCCCGCAAATGGTATTCCTTCAGTTGGTCATCCTCATGTTGCTTCGGCAGGACTAGTAACATCCAGCACTTCCCATTTAAATGGACCGGTTGAGCAGAGTAGGAAAAGGAAGAATACTCTGAATGATGGTAATTTTGTGACTGAGGGTTCTCACCAAGCACAGGCTTCAGGTCATCTAATGAGCAACCAACATGCTCCTAGTAAAAGTAAAAGTTATGCTGATGGTAGCCAGTATTCGATTGAGAGAGATTCTGTAAGCAAATTGGTTGACCCAACTATTGAAAAGAAGAAGTCCAAGAGCAAGCATCGCAGTAGCTATTCTGATGGAG GAGATCTTATTGAAAGATCTAAGAAACATTCAAAAGTAAAGAGCAAGAGAGACATGGATCATGATGAGTACAAAGCTTCTAAGAAAATTAGGAAAGAAGAGCGACATCGTTTTGACAGAGATAGGAACCCTGATTTAGCTAGTGGAGATATTCCTGATGAGGCCAAGGCTTTGCCTACAAAAACAGCAACCTCAAAGGGTTCAGGTGAAAGGAGTGATGTTTCTTCATCAAAGCAAAAAAATGTTTCACGGCATAATCGTTTGGAAAATTCCAAGAAAGCTAGACAAGAGGATGTAGTTGTTCCTGAAGATGAGAACAAGGAATATTTTCACCAGTCAGATGTACAAAGATCAGATTTGTCTAGTAAGAAGAGGATAGTAAAGGAATGGGAGGAGAGTCAATACAATTCAGTAGCTCATGTAAGCAAAGGAGCTACAGTGAACCACAACTCTGTTACAAAGGAAACCTATAAGGATCAGAACTTGAAGGAAGCAAAGTTAAAGTCATTGAAGTCTGAAGAACTGTTTTATGCAGACTCCAAACCAGGCAAAATTCAACATGCTGATCAGATTTTGTCTTATGATGGGAGCCATATGAACAGTGAGTTAGTTGAGGATAACACTCTCTTTAGTGGTAAAAGAGGTCCGCCTGAACTAGAAAATAACCTTTGTGATCAAGCTTTGGACTTGGATGAACCTGCTAGTGATGTGGCCTATATTCAGACTGCAGCTGTAACTTCAAGTTCTTCGAAGGCTTCAGTCTCACAAAAAAAGAAGCATAACACTCAAGCTACAAGGACTTCCCCAATTGAGTCTCTTTCATCATCACCACAGAGAAACTCTAACATTGATAAGGTCTCTCATAGTAGAATTTCAG GCAATGATCAACGGTCTAGTGAACCTGTTTTGGTTGGTTCTTCTCGAAGAAAATCTGATAAAGACAATGGACAGGTTCAGTTAACGCAAGGTCATGCCTCCGATGGTATTCATTTTGAAAAGGGTTCGAATGATGATCTGCAGCATGAATCAGGGAGAAAGGATTCCAATCTGAAGGGCTCCCATATACCTAGAGGTTCTAACCATTTGCATTCTGTTGAGAAAAATAACCATCATGCAGATGGCTCTCCAATGCAACCAGGAAAGCATACTGTTGACCCAAAGACATCAGTATTGGATGCTAAAGGTGATTCGAGCATGCATGAAAATAAGAAAAGCGCAAATTCCCTTCAAGACAGAAATGGATCAACTCATGGCCCACCAGATGGAAATCCTCTGCCAGGTTtgccatctggaaaagagaaATCATATCTCAAGAGCAACAAGCAAGATTCACAGAAGCCTAAACCCCAGATGGTCTGCTCACCTCCGAAAGAAAGCAAATTGGATTCCCACTCCACTCCATCAAAACCTAATGGGTCAAAATTAACTCCACAGATAAGACAGTACAATTCTGAAAATGGAGGGCGACATGGCACTGCAAAACAAGTAATTCCTAGTCCTGCTCATGCTGCTAGTCCAGCTAGGAAGGACAATACTTCGACTGCATATGCTCTCAAAGAAGCCCGAGACTTAAAGCACAAGGCTAATCGTTTGAAG gaagaaggaaaagagcTTGAAAGTACAAGACTCTACTTTGAGGCTGCCTTAAAATTTTTGCATGTTGCGTCACTTTTGGAACCTCCTAGTTGTGATGGTTCAAAACAAGGAGATGCAGCCCAGAGCATGTATTCAGATACTGCAAAACTTTGCAA CTTTGTTGGTCATGCATATGAAAAATGCAAGAagatggctgctgctgctttagCATACAAGTGTGTTGAAGTTGCTTATCTTAAGGCTGCATACTACAAATACCCAACTGCAAGCAAGGATAGACAAGTGTTACAGGCAGTTGTACAGACCGCACCAG GTGaatcaccatcatcttcagcCTCGGACATTGATAATTTAAATAACAATGCATTATCCAAGGGCTCTTCAAGCAAGGATGCTAATTCACCACAAGTGGCTGGGAATCATTTGTTGCTGGCCGCTCGTAATCAACCACACTTGATGCGGTTACTAGCTTAT ACGAATGATGTCAATGGTGCCTTTGAGGCAACTCGGAAGTCACAATTGGCAATTTCTTCTGCTGCTGGCAATCATGAAAATGGAGCAGATGGTCTTTCTTCAGTAAGAACAGTTCTGGATTTCAACTTCCGAAGTGTGAATGATCTATTAAGGCTTGTGCGGATTTCAATGGAGTCCATCAGTTGCTGA
- the LOC101762923 gene encoding uncharacterized protein LOC101762923 isoform X1 gives MLSVRRRQEDAAGRGGVAQLRGGMDDDAELEEGEACGDDTAFVDPDVALSYIDEKLQDVLGHFQKDFEGGVSAENLGSKFGGYGSFLPTYQRSPLPQTRSPPKAAANVTSKSPFHQSFEGMSQNPSAVSVPSVPQNNGSVVPFPGDSSKKETRPITKSERGSGPSGSHDSYGPSKSSDQNRFKVRIKVGSDNVLARNNAAIYSGLGLDISSPSSIEDSPDGCGSLSPEVNNVSHESPRTILQIMTCFSVPGGFLLSPLPANILQLTKKVVASSKKWESNVDIENVQEAYEGHVAKKVKSDGRKKKQVDAKNSKSRNDVSAVMRKEIDIETVAGQKIVSEALNIALLSDSRAMEAKGENRLEEEPTENNLGGNKDARLKERAIKSDSLTIKVEPPKAEVTECLENSSFGSSEMEFSASKGEPKPKTEKGETILEERNTTNDKNLILDRKQEKKIKPESKSNASNFEGNNVINERAPVVSRSMGKVPCKETLPYDTNGENNSKSEAKKMQREQKTNASTPSDFLEDEKHIHSSAAVKERKNEMQSKSSHTGKKPKAKSHRDVRDNVLEGSYAGKEHDVLENESGFGDPRPKEKPWKNDSERDSDVPGASRRETSSSVKHDRHAASEEQKMNIPPPATVSTTNAAPLPAPVVIEEHWVCCDICQKWRLLPYEMNPSSLPKKWKCSMLQWLPGMNRCEISEEETTNALNALYVIPAPANGIPSVGHPHVASAGLVTSSTSHLNGPVEQSRKRKNTLNDGNFVTEGSHQAQASGHLMSNQHAPSKSKSYADGSQYSIERDSVSKLVDPTIEKKKSKSKHRSSYSDGGDLIERSKKHSKVKSKRDMDHDEYKASKKIRKEERHRFDRDRNPDLASGDIPDEAKALPTKTATSKGSGERSDVSSSKQKNVSRHNRLENSKKARQEDVVVPEDENKEYFHQSDVQRSDLSSKKRIVKEWEESQYNSVAHVSKGATVNHNSVTKETYKDQNLKEAKLKSLKSEELFYADSKPGKIQHADQILSYDGSHMNSELVEDNTLFSGKRGPPELENNLCDQALDLDEPASDVAYIQTAAVTSSSSKASVSQKKKHNTQATRTSPIESLSSSPQRNSNIDKVSHSRISGKDGSLNANSSTIPSMVKQLNTEVGVAGNDQRSSEPVLVGSSRRKSDKDNGQVQLTQGHASDGIHFEKGSNDDLQHESGRKDSNLKGSHIPRGSNHLHSVEKNNHHADGSPMQPGKHTVDPKTSVLDAKGDSSMHENKKSANSLQDRNGSTHGPPDGNPLPGLPSGKEKSYLKSNKQDSQKPKPQMVCSPPKESKLDSHSTPSKPNGSKLTPQIRQYNSENGGRHGTAKQVIPSPAHAASPARKDNTSTAYALKEARDLKHKANRLKEEGKELESTRLYFEAALKFLHVASLLEPPSCDGSKQGDAAQSMYSDTAKLCNFVGHAYEKCKKMAAAALAYKCVEVAYLKAAYYKYPTASKDRQVLQAVVQTAPGESPSSSASDIDNLNNNALSKGSSSKDANSPQVAGNHLLLAARNQPHLMRLLAYTNDVNGAFEATRKSQLAISSAAGNHENGADGLSSVRTVLDFNFRSVNDLLRLVRISMESISC, from the exons ATGCTGTCCGtgaggcggcggcaggaggatgcggccggccgcggcggcgtagCGCAGCTCCGCGGCGGCATGGACGACGACGCCGAGCTCGAAGAGGGGGAGGCCTGCGGCGACGACACCGCCTTCGTCGACCCCGACGTCGCGCTCTCTTACATT GACGAAAAACTTCAAGATGTACTTGGCCATTTCCAGAAGGACTTTGAAGGAGGCGTGTCTGCAGAGAATCTAG GGTCCAAATTTGGTGGATATGGTTCATTTTTACCTACTTACCAGCGCTCTCCTCTTCCTCAAACTAGAAGTCCACCCAAGGCAGCAGCAAATGTTACCTCAAAATCTCCCTTTCACCAGTCTTTTGAG GGCATGTCTCAAAACCCTTCGGCTGTGTCAGTTCCATCTGTCCCCCAAAATAATGGTTCTGTGGTGCCCTTTCCTGGTGATTCAAGTAAAAAGGAAACACGTCCAATCACAAAGTCTGAAAGGGGTTCTGGGCCTTCTGGCTCTCATGATTCGTATGGGCCATCTAAATCTAGTGACCAAAATAGATTTAAAGTCCGGATAAAGGTTGGTTCTGATAATGTGTTGGCGAGAAATAATGCGGCTATTTACAGTGGTCTGGGCCTTGATATTTCTTCACCTTCATCCATTGAGGATAGCCCCGATGGCTGTGGGAGCCTCTCCCCTGAAGTTAACAATGTGTCACATGAATCTCCACGAACTATTCTTCAG ATCATGACATGCTTTTCAGTTCCCGGAGGCTTCCTGTTATCCCCTCTGCCAGCCAATATCTTGCAATTGACAAAAAAGGTCGTGGCTTCGTCAAAAAAGTGGGAATCAAATGTGGACATAGAAAATGTACAAGAAGCATATGAAGGCCATGTGGCTAAAAAGGTGAAATCTGATGGTAGGAAAAAGAAACAGGTAGATGCAAAGAATTCAAAGAGCAGAAATGATGTTAGTGCAGTTATGAGAAAGGAGATTGACATAGAAACAGTTGCTGGTCAAAAGATCGTATCTGAAGCTCTCAACATAGCATTGCTGTCTGATTCCAGAGCTATGGAGGCAAAAGGTGAGAATCGACTTGAAGAGGAGCCAACAGAAAACAACTTGGGCGGAAATAAAGATGCTCGATTGAAAGAACGGGCCATCAAGAGTGACTCCTTGACAATCAAAGTGGAACCTCCCAAAGCGGAGGTGACAGAATGCTTAGAGAACAGTAGTTTTGGCAGTTCAGAAATGGAATTTTCAGCATCGAAGGGGGAACCAAAACCCAAGACAGAAAAGGGAGAGACAATTTTAGAAGAGAGGAATACAACAAATGACAAAAACCTAATATTGGATAGGaagcaagaaaagaaaataaaacctGAGAGTAAATCTAATGCCTCTAACTTTGAAGGCAACAACGTTATAAATGAAAGAGCTCCAGTTGTTTCGCGGAGCATGGGGAAAGTTCCTTGTAAAGAAACTTTACCTTATGACACAAATGGGGAAAATAACTCCAAGAGTGAGGCCAAAAAAATGCAGAGAGAACAAAAGACCAACGCTTCAACACCTTCTGATTTCCTGGAGGATGAGAAGCACATTCATTCTTCTGCTGCAGTTAAGGAGAGGAAAAATGAAATGCAATCCAAATCTAGCCATACTGGAAAGAAACCCAAGGCAAAATCACATAGAGATGTTAGGGACAATGTGCTTGAAGGATCTTATGCAGGCAAGGAACATGATGTACTGGAGAATGAAAGTGGCTTTGGAGATCCCCGACCGAAGGAAAAGCCTTGGAAAAATGATAGCGAGAGGGATTCTGATGTGCCTGGGGCCTCAAGGAGGGAGACTTCTTCTAGCGTAAAGCATGACAGACATGCAGCTTCTGAGGAGCAGAAGATGAATATACCTCCACCTGCCACTGTATCAACTACCAATGCAGCTCCTCTTCCAGCCCCAGTTGTAATAGAGGAACATTGGGTGTGCTGTGACATTTGCCAGAAATGGCGTCTCCTGCCATACGAGATGAATCCTTCAAGTCTTCCTAAGAAGTGGAAATGTAGCATGCTACAGTGGCT GCCTGGGATGAATAGGTGTGAGATCAGTGAAGAAGAGACTACGAATGCTCTAAATGCATTATATGTCATTCCAGCCCCCGCAAATGGTATTCCTTCAGTTGGTCATCCTCATGTTGCTTCGGCAGGACTAGTAACATCCAGCACTTCCCATTTAAATGGACCGGTTGAGCAGAGTAGGAAAAGGAAGAATACTCTGAATGATGGTAATTTTGTGACTGAGGGTTCTCACCAAGCACAGGCTTCAGGTCATCTAATGAGCAACCAACATGCTCCTAGTAAAAGTAAAAGTTATGCTGATGGTAGCCAGTATTCGATTGAGAGAGATTCTGTAAGCAAATTGGTTGACCCAACTATTGAAAAGAAGAAGTCCAAGAGCAAGCATCGCAGTAGCTATTCTGATGGAG GAGATCTTATTGAAAGATCTAAGAAACATTCAAAAGTAAAGAGCAAGAGAGACATGGATCATGATGAGTACAAAGCTTCTAAGAAAATTAGGAAAGAAGAGCGACATCGTTTTGACAGAGATAGGAACCCTGATTTAGCTAGTGGAGATATTCCTGATGAGGCCAAGGCTTTGCCTACAAAAACAGCAACCTCAAAGGGTTCAGGTGAAAGGAGTGATGTTTCTTCATCAAAGCAAAAAAATGTTTCACGGCATAATCGTTTGGAAAATTCCAAGAAAGCTAGACAAGAGGATGTAGTTGTTCCTGAAGATGAGAACAAGGAATATTTTCACCAGTCAGATGTACAAAGATCAGATTTGTCTAGTAAGAAGAGGATAGTAAAGGAATGGGAGGAGAGTCAATACAATTCAGTAGCTCATGTAAGCAAAGGAGCTACAGTGAACCACAACTCTGTTACAAAGGAAACCTATAAGGATCAGAACTTGAAGGAAGCAAAGTTAAAGTCATTGAAGTCTGAAGAACTGTTTTATGCAGACTCCAAACCAGGCAAAATTCAACATGCTGATCAGATTTTGTCTTATGATGGGAGCCATATGAACAGTGAGTTAGTTGAGGATAACACTCTCTTTAGTGGTAAAAGAGGTCCGCCTGAACTAGAAAATAACCTTTGTGATCAAGCTTTGGACTTGGATGAACCTGCTAGTGATGTGGCCTATATTCAGACTGCAGCTGTAACTTCAAGTTCTTCGAAGGCTTCAGTCTCACAAAAAAAGAAGCATAACACTCAAGCTACAAGGACTTCCCCAATTGAGTCTCTTTCATCATCACCACAGAGAAACTCTAACATTGATAAGGTCTCTCATAGTAGAATTTCAGGTAAGGATGGATCTCTGAATGCTAACTCAAGCACCATTCCGAGCATGGTAAAACAACTAAATACTGAAGTTGGCGTTGCAGGCAATGATCAACGGTCTAGTGAACCTGTTTTGGTTGGTTCTTCTCGAAGAAAATCTGATAAAGACAATGGACAGGTTCAGTTAACGCAAGGTCATGCCTCCGATGGTATTCATTTTGAAAAGGGTTCGAATGATGATCTGCAGCATGAATCAGGGAGAAAGGATTCCAATCTGAAGGGCTCCCATATACCTAGAGGTTCTAACCATTTGCATTCTGTTGAGAAAAATAACCATCATGCAGATGGCTCTCCAATGCAACCAGGAAAGCATACTGTTGACCCAAAGACATCAGTATTGGATGCTAAAGGTGATTCGAGCATGCATGAAAATAAGAAAAGCGCAAATTCCCTTCAAGACAGAAATGGATCAACTCATGGCCCACCAGATGGAAATCCTCTGCCAGGTTtgccatctggaaaagagaaATCATATCTCAAGAGCAACAAGCAAGATTCACAGAAGCCTAAACCCCAGATGGTCTGCTCACCTCCGAAAGAAAGCAAATTGGATTCCCACTCCACTCCATCAAAACCTAATGGGTCAAAATTAACTCCACAGATAAGACAGTACAATTCTGAAAATGGAGGGCGACATGGCACTGCAAAACAAGTAATTCCTAGTCCTGCTCATGCTGCTAGTCCAGCTAGGAAGGACAATACTTCGACTGCATATGCTCTCAAAGAAGCCCGAGACTTAAAGCACAAGGCTAATCGTTTGAAG gaagaaggaaaagagcTTGAAAGTACAAGACTCTACTTTGAGGCTGCCTTAAAATTTTTGCATGTTGCGTCACTTTTGGAACCTCCTAGTTGTGATGGTTCAAAACAAGGAGATGCAGCCCAGAGCATGTATTCAGATACTGCAAAACTTTGCAA CTTTGTTGGTCATGCATATGAAAAATGCAAGAagatggctgctgctgctttagCATACAAGTGTGTTGAAGTTGCTTATCTTAAGGCTGCATACTACAAATACCCAACTGCAAGCAAGGATAGACAAGTGTTACAGGCAGTTGTACAGACCGCACCAG GTGaatcaccatcatcttcagcCTCGGACATTGATAATTTAAATAACAATGCATTATCCAAGGGCTCTTCAAGCAAGGATGCTAATTCACCACAAGTGGCTGGGAATCATTTGTTGCTGGCCGCTCGTAATCAACCACACTTGATGCGGTTACTAGCTTAT ACGAATGATGTCAATGGTGCCTTTGAGGCAACTCGGAAGTCACAATTGGCAATTTCTTCTGCTGCTGGCAATCATGAAAATGGAGCAGATGGTCTTTCTTCAGTAAGAACAGTTCTGGATTTCAACTTCCGAAGTGTGAATGATCTATTAAGGCTTGTGCGGATTTCAATGGAGTCCATCAGTTGCTGA